GCTATCCATCCAGGCTACGGATTTCTGTCGGAAAGCCCAGAATTCGCGCAAGCGTGTGCTGACGCCAGCATTACCTTTGTTGGACCAACGGTGGAAAACCTTCAGCGATTTTCCGATAAGACCTCCGCCCGACAAGCCGCCATCGAAGCCGACGTTCCCGTCGTGCCCGGATCGGACGGTGCTTTGGAAACCGAAGCAGATGTTACGGCTTTCGTCGAAGCCAACGGATTGCCCGTCATTCTCAAAGCTGCCATGGGGGGCGGGGGCAAAGGCATGCGGGTGGTTCGTCGTATGGAAGACTTGATTCCCTTCTTCCAAGCCGCCAGCAGTGAAGCGCTCGCGAGTTTCGGGGACGGCGCAGTCTTTGTTGAACGCTTCGTGGAACGTCCGCGACACATTGAAGTGCAAATTATTGGAGACGGGACCGGCAATGTGGTACACTTGTGGGAACGCGATTGCAGTATCCAACGTCGCCACCAAAAGGTTATCGAAATGGCACCCGCCTGGACACTGCCGGACGAACTACGAGCACAGCTACATGAATACGCCGTCCGACTCACATCACAAGCCAAGTACAAGAACGCCGGGACAGTAGAGTTTTTGATTGATGCGGAACTGCGTCCTTACTTTATCGAAGTCAATCCCCGCATTCAGGTCGAACACACCGTCACGGAAGAAGTGACGGGAATCGATTTGGTCCAGGCCCAGATCAAAATTGCCGCCGGAGCTACGCTGGAGGAAGTTGGTTTGGTTCAAGCGAATATTCAACCCCGTGGTGTAGCGATCCAGTGCCGTGTGACGACGGAAAATCCCGAGCGAGACTTTGCCCCCGATACCGGGACCGTAACCCTCTATCGTCACTCCGCCGGTAAGGGTGTTCGAATGGACGGCATTGGATACTCCGGAATGACTATTACGCCTTACTTTGACTCCATGATTGTCAAGTACACGGCGCTGGGTGCGAACTTTCCGGAAACGGTCGCACGGATGAAGCGTGTTTTGCAAGAGTGCCGCATTCGGGGAGTCAAAACCAATGTTGGATTCTTACTCAACGTCTTGTCGCATCCCGAGTTCGAGACGGGTATCGTTACGACATCCTTTATCGACGAAAATCCGCAACTGAAACAAACGAGCATGTCCATGTACGACTTTGCGTCGGAAGAACAAGCCGATCCGCGGAAGACTTTCGCAACAGAACGTTTGGTACGATATCTGGCCAACTTGGCCGTCAACGGACAACCACCCGAGTTGGGCGCCGACTCCCAAAAACTTACCCGTACCACCGCCATCGCGGATATTCCCGCTCCCGAGATTCGCTCCGAGGGAAATGCTGCCGTTCCTTCCGATGAGTCGCCAAATCAACCCGGTTGGCGTCATCTGTTGCTCGAACAAGGACCAAAAGCCTACGCCAAGGCCGTCCGCGAGCACCAAGGTTTGCTTATCACGGATACCACTTGGCGTGACGCGCACCAGTCATTACTGGCGACCCGCATGCGGACGCAAGAACTCATCAAGAGCGCCGATTACACCAACATGGCTCTCGCTAACGCCTTTTCCCTAGAAATGTGGGGTGGTGCCACATTTGACGTGGCCATGCGATTTTTGCGCGAATGTCCCTGGGAGAGACTGGAAGCATTACGGGAAAAAGTACCCAATGTGCCCTTTCAAATGTTACTGCGGGGTGCCAACGCCGTTGGATACACGAACTACGCTGACAATGTCGTGCACAAGTTTTGCAAGCAAGCACACGATTCGGGTGTTGATGTTTTTCGTGTGTTTGATTCATTGAATTACATTGAGAATCTTCAGTTGGGTGTCGACGCAGCCGGAGAAGCCGGTGGCTTTGTCGAAGGTGCCATGTCGTACACGGGAGACGTTGCGGATCCCACCAAGGGCAAGTATTCGTTGGAGTACTACATGAACTTGGCCAGCGAGTTGGTCGACATGGGCGTCCACTCTCTCGCAATCAAAGACATGGCCGGTCTCCTGACACCCAAGGCTTCCACATTATTGGTCAGTGCCTTACGCGAAGCCCATCCGGATATTCCTATTCatgtacacacacacgaTACGGCCGGGAGCGGAGTGGCTTCCATGCTGGCTGCTGCACAAGCCGGTGCCGATATTGTGGATTCGTCAATGGATGCTTTTTCCGGAATGACATCGCAGCCCTCGCTAGGTGCGCTCGTGGCCAACTTGGCGGGAACCGAGCGTGACACCGGCATTCAGCTTTCGAACCTGCCACCACTTAATTCGTACTGGGAAGACGTGCGTTCGCTGTACGCTCCGTTCGAGTCGGGGCAACTGAGTGGGTCGTCTGATGTTTACTTCCACGAAATTCCGGGCGGTCAGTATACCAATCTACTTTTCCAGTCCAAGCAACTCGGTTTGAGTGATCGCTGGACAGAAATCAAAACGAAGTATGCTGAAGCCAATATTATTTTAGGTGACATCCCCA
The sequence above is drawn from the Phaeodactylum tricornutum CCAP 1055/1 chromosome 21, whole genome shotgun sequence genome and encodes:
- the PYC2 gene encoding precursor of carboxylase pyruvate carboxylase (Replenishes the supply of oxaloacetate for the tricarboxylic acid cycle by catalyzing the reaction: pyruvate + ATP + HCO3- = oxaloacetate + ADP + Pi.) codes for the protein MRRVAVFVLVLSMPSMAAAFAPRRSWTTATTPAGIETAATMARRSLLSSLLRVSTGTDSEKDTNASTDSIQTDSVVTEASARNSKLVRNVPPFQRILAANRAEIAVRIMRAATELNAGTVAMYTHEDRYSQHRWGADQSFLLDKKNPTSSPISAYLDIPQIIRLALDAGVDAIHPGYGFLSESPEFAQACADASITFVGPTVENLQRFSDKTSARQAAIEADVPVVPGSDGALETEADVTAFVEANGLPVILKAAMGGGGKGMRVVRRMEDLIPFFQAASSEALASFGDGAVFVERFVERPRHIEVQIIGDGTGNVVHLWERDCSIQRRHQKVIEMAPAWTLPDELRAQLHEYAVRLTSQAKYKNAGTVEFLIDAELRPYFIEVNPRIQVEHTVTEEVTGIDLVQAQIKIAAGATLEEVGLVQANIQPRGVAIQCRVTTENPERDFAPDTGTVTLYRHSAGKGVRMDGIGYSGMTITPYFDSMIVKYTALGANFPETVARMKRVLQECRIRGVKTNVGFLLNVLSHPEFETGIVTTSFIDENPQLKQTSMSMYDFASEEQADPRKTFATERLVRYLANLAVNGQPPELGADSQKLTRTTAIADIPAPEIRSEGNAAVPSDESPNQPGWRHLLLEQGPKAYAKAVREHQGLLITDTTWRDAHQSLLATRMRTQELIKSADYTNMALANAFSLEMWGGATFDVAMRFLRECPWERLEALREKVPNVPFQMLLRGANAVGYTNYADNVVHKFCKQAHDSGVDVFRVFDSLNYIENLQLGVDAAGEAGGFVEGAMSYTGDVADPTKGKYSLEYYMNLASELVDMGVHSLAIKDMAGLLTPKASTLLVSALREAHPDIPIHVHTHDTAGSGVASMLAAAQAGADIVDSSMDAFSGMTSQPSLGALVANLAGTERDTGIQLSNLPPLNSYWEDVRSLYAPFESGQLSGSSDVYFHEIPGGQYTNLLFQSKQLGLSDRWTEIKTKYAEANIILGDIPKVTPSSKVVGDLAQFLVSQNLEANEVLEKADTLAFPDSVINYLKGDIGVPPGGFPEPLRNKVLQSRNLEPIEGRPGKFLPDYNFDKERELLEKRFGKANIDEKDCLSYALYPDVFTEWKDFQALYGDVGKLPTRLFLNPMQVGDEVEIEIAKGQTLIVELVSIQDVKEDGTRTVIFEVNGEPWYMPVTDQNLLGDSAVREKAVAPGQVGASMPGVVVGLKVKAGDTVQEGETVATLSAMKMETSIPATASGVIKRVLVNVGDKVNGDDLILEIE